In one Thermococcus sp. 2319x1 genomic region, the following are encoded:
- a CDS encoding ABC transporter ATP-binding protein, whose product MLEAEKISTGYGNGDVIKNLSFIAIKREIYVLLGANGAGKTTTFRAITGILPLSKGRVVVDGIDIWVEPEKAKRKIGYLPEGERVYPDLTVYKNLRFFARIYDVEEERINELLKEFGLEKYKNTKAGYLSRGFRKRLALARALLHNPDILVLDEPFANLDIPTVLSLRDKIFEMLKEGKTILFSTHILSELQNFEGVKCRVGIMKEGRLVLEERLENLLNRISNIEVLFKVDKKQQAKELLEKFGYHVKVESIGVILEVSNYSEEVPAVMKILLTQGINVYEVKPKETPIEKVFTEMTKGD is encoded by the coding sequence ATGCTTGAGGCTGAAAAGATTAGTACAGGTTACGGTAATGGCGATGTGATAAAAAATCTAAGCTTTATCGCAATAAAAAGGGAAATTTATGTATTATTGGGAGCCAATGGTGCAGGTAAAACCACGACATTTAGAGCAATCACCGGTATTTTACCCCTTTCCAAGGGTAGAGTAGTAGTTGATGGAATTGATATTTGGGTGGAACCTGAAAAAGCTAAAAGAAAGATTGGGTATCTGCCGGAGGGGGAGCGAGTTTATCCGGATTTAACTGTCTACAAGAATCTGCGATTTTTCGCCAGAATTTATGATGTTGAAGAAGAGCGGATTAATGAACTTCTAAAAGAATTTGGACTTGAAAAATACAAAAATACAAAAGCCGGATATCTAAGTAGAGGTTTTAGAAAGAGACTCGCTTTGGCGAGAGCATTACTTCATAATCCAGATATTTTAGTTTTGGATGAACCATTTGCCAATTTAGACATTCCAACCGTTTTAAGCTTAAGAGACAAAATTTTTGAGATGCTAAAAGAGGGCAAGACAATTTTATTCTCAACCCATATCCTAAGCGAGCTCCAAAACTTTGAAGGGGTAAAATGCAGGGTTGGAATAATGAAAGAAGGAAGGCTAGTTTTGGAGGAAAGATTGGAGAACCTGCTCAACAGAATCAGCAACATTGAAGTACTGTTTAAAGTCGACAAAAAACAACAGGCAAAAGAACTCCTAGAGAAGTTTGGATACCATGTTAAGGTGGAAAGCATCGGAGTTATCTTGGAAGTTTCTAACTATAGCGAGGAAGTGCCAGCAGTTATGAAGATACTGCTCACCCAGGGGATTAATGTATATGAAGTGAAACCAAAAGAAACCCCAATAGAGAAAGTGTTTACCGAAATGACAAAAGGTGATTAG